TGGTGCCTCGTTACAACTCTCGGGAGGTGAACAGCAAAACTCAGAGGCGAGCGGACTAGCGCTTGATTGAATCGTGCAGTCCGCGCGGATGACCTTGAATGCACTGGTCAATTCGTCCAGGCCCACGACCGTTGCGCCCACATGGTTGGCGAAGAAGTTCGCAAAGGCACCCAGATGACGAGCGCTGTCGCGAACACGCTGGCCGTGGTCAGCCCATCGCTTCCCACCCGTGGGATGGTCTAGATGTCGCTCGAAGTTGTACCGAAGCGAGCCGAGCACCGTTTCGAGAGCGCTTTCGTCGATCGGCAACCGACACGCGGCTCTCAACTCCGTGACACACTCATCGAACGCAAAGTCTGACGATTTTCTCATTGCGCTACCTCCAGAGTTTGAAACGACATACCATCCCTGTCGCACTGGCAGGGTGTGCGGCTGCTCACGCCAGTGAGCGGCTCTTAAGATGGAATGCCGCACGGAGGCGCGAGTTGTACCCAGATTCGTGAGTCTCACGTATCGGTGGTATTCGTGCCGTGTCTGGCACGCGTGTGCTCCAGCGTTAGCAGCGATCCAGACGCACCGGCGCGCGTGTGTGCCACACTAGCCCGACAGAGTGATCGGAGTGATCAGTAATGCGTGAAGAGTCAGTCGCGAGTAACGTTCGCATCGAGGGCTACAACGAGCAGGAGCGAGGGTGAATGCCGCCAAGAGCGCTGTTCTTCCATGGCCGGCTGCTGGATGTCGAAGAGGAGCTCGCCAGAGATCCAACGTCGCTCCTGTGCATCGACGGCGCGAGCGTCTTTAACGCGAGCTTTCTGCGCGCGGTGATCGAGCACAGCAATCGTGAGGAGCTGTATCTTCCACGATTGTCCGGCTCGACGGATCCTGTCGCCCACATCCCAGCCTGGGCAAGGCCACACGCCAAACGGCTGCGATGGATCGACGGTGACGAATTGCGAGATGTGCTGCGGCGTCGGCAGCTTGTGTTGATGGCGCCCGATCCGTATCTGTGGACGCTCGCCTGTGTCCGCGCGCAGGTGGACGCCCATGCGTCACCGATCACCGGCGTAATTCACGCCATTCAACCGATCAAACTTGCAAGCTGGCTCAGCAGCCGGATGATGCAACTGCTCCATGAAGCGGATGCGTTGGTCTGTACGAGCGTGGCAGGCCGGTCAGCCGTGGAGAAGATTGTCGAGGCGCTTCCCACGGCGCTTCGCGGTGCGGAGCGCATCCCATTTCGTACTCCAATCATCCCTCTCGGTATCGAGCCTCGGTTGTGCGAAGAACCTGGAAGAGCCAGTGGAGATCAAGAAGCGCGGCCGATCTCGCTGCTCTACGTGGGCCGCCTGTCCGATACGAACAAAGCGGACCTCGTGCCGATGTTGCTGGCGTTGGGGGATGTGGCTCGGCAGAGGTCTGTTCGACTGACGATAGCTGGCGACGACCGAGCGCGGCAGTGCGCCCCTGTGCTCCGTGCGATCGGTGCTGAACTGGGGCTGTCCGAAGTGCTCACGGTCGTGCCAAACGCGAACCACGAGAAAAAGTGGAAGCTGCTACGCCACGCCGACATCTTTGTATCCCCCGTCGACAACGTACAAGAGACGTTTGGCCTCAGCCTTCTGGAGGCCATGCTGGCGGGGCTTCCGGTGGTTGCGTCAGACTGGAGCGGCTACCGAGACATTGTCGTACATGGCAGGACAGGCTTTCTCGTACCCACCATGATCGGACGGGCGGATCGAGGAGACGAGGGTATCGATATCGCAGGATCATGGCAGCGGAACGCCGAGATGGCCGCGGTCACCTACGTGGACTTCGATTCGTGGAAGCATTACGTTACGCAGCTCGTGGACGATGCGGAGCTTCGGTCGCGGATGGGCCGTGAGGGACGACGACGCGTGCTCGCCGAGTTCAGCTGGCGAGGCGTCATTGGTGCCTATGAGGCGCTCTGGACGGAGCTGGAGGCCGGCGCGAAACGGCTGCGGTGTGGCGATCGCCTGCGCCCAAGCTTGCGATTTCATGACGTCTTCGAACACTACGCGAGCGCGATGCTGGACGATGCCTCGCCGCTGTACTGCCCGGGAGACGACCTCATCCCGAGCCGCGTCGCGCTGGCACGTCGATGGAGAGACACCGCACACGCTGGACTACTGGAGGTCCTGTCGCATGTCTGCAGGCGGCCGGGCCTCAGCATCGTGGAGCTGGAGCGAACAACAGGCAAGGCGCGGGACGAGCTGCGAATGGCGGTGATGCGCCTACTCAAGTACGGCGCCCTGCGAAATGGCGGTCCTCGAGCATGTTCGACCCGGTCGCCTTACGCATCAACGACGGCACGGCCGTAACGACCGTCCGCTAGGGACGTGCGGCCAAGGTCTCCAAGCGAAGGATGGCTCTCCAGGCAGCTTCAACGCTCGCCCGATGTGCGTGCGGCGCATATGGCCTGGCCCGCTCCTGTCCCAGCCGAGCCAGCTCTTCGAAGCGCCGTGGTGCTTCCGGACGCCTGCTCACGGCATCCTCGATCAGCTGGGTAACCCCGGCCAGGTCTCCCCACTCGAAAAGCGCCGCAGACGGAAGAATCTCCTGAAGGCTGCCGTTGCGAAAGCCGACCACAACGCACCCACACGCCATGGCTTCTAGCGCAACACGTCCCAGGCCCTCCTCGGCGCTGAAGAAGACCACGACGAGCGATTCCTGAAGCGTCTGTGCCAGCGCTCCTTCGCCCATGTTCGTGAGCGGCAGCCAGCTCACATCCGATGCTTCATTGAGACCTACCGCGGCACGGGACGCGACGATACGGCGCAGGGCTTCAACTGACTGGCGACACTTCGGAACGAAAGCAATCTGTCGTCGACGCCCCACCCATGGCTTGAAGCCGAAGACGGCCGTGTCAATATGTGGGACAACTCTGATCACAGCGACCTGGGGGTACGCCAATCGCAGGTGCCGTGCATTGTGTTCGGACATCGCGAGAACGGCCAGAACGTCCGGGTGCCTGTATGGATCTCTGTCCTGGCAGTTCTCGAGGCTTGAAAACCCGCGCCAGAGGCTCTTGTTGAAGATGATCTTTCGCCCTCGGTACTCTAGGATCCGCGCGCCGAGATCCTCGGGCAACACGACATAATCGCGCTCACAATTCATCAGGCGCGCGGCCGTTCGCCAGTCGATGACACGCGTAGCATTGTCGAACCAGGTGAGCCTGAACCCTGGCCGATCATGAACGATGTACGCCTCGTATCCGAGGTCGTTCAGCGCATCGACATGCTTGTAGGTATCCTTCTGACCCCCAACCTGATGCTGATGGCTGTAGCAATGGCAGAATACCTTACACGTCGGCATAGGGAGAGATGGCCTCGTCGAAGAAGCAGTCCTCGTTTTGCCAGCTCGATCGATGGCTGCGTGGGCGATAGCGGGAAACGAGATGGTCTCTGTGCTGCCGCAGATCTTCGGCCGATAGCGCGCACGTTCTCACTTCGTACGCGGTCTGGCCACCCTTTATCCCATAGGCGCCGGTGATCTCACCATCGGAGCCGGCCGGACGGAGCTGCAAGTCGATCGCAGTTCCATGATCGAGCGCCTGGCGGATGGCGGTTCCCCGGAACGGCATGTAGACGGCACACTGGAAATCGTCGATGCCAGAGTCCCTGATGAAGGCTTCCGTTTCGGCAAGCGTGCCCGCATTCTCGCCTGGAAGGCCCAGCAGGATGAAAGCCTTGACCTGGATGCCATATTTCTTTGCATACCGCACCGTCTGGTAGTTCTGCTCAACCGTGCAACGCTTCTGCACGTTGTCGAGGATGCGTTGACTGCCAGACTCGGCGCCGAAGGCGACCTCCACGCAGCCCGTGTTGGCAAGGAGCTGCGCCATGTCCTCGCCCCACTTGGTGAAGTATCGCGCCTGGGCGTTGCAGCGATACCAGAGCTCGCGCTTCGAGAGCTGCTGGCAAATGGGCTGGATCTTCGGGAGCGAGATGGCGAAGAGATCGTCGAAGATGTAGACCGCACGCCAGCCGGCGGCACGAATATCGTCCAACTGGTGCCCAATGCTGTCCAGGCTCGACCATCTGACCGCCGTCAGCGCCTCCTCGCAGAAGGTGCATCGCTCGGGGCAGCCGCGCGCCGTCATGAGCGTGGTCGCCGGGCGCCCGCAGAGCAGATACCGATAACGCCGCAGGATCTGGATGGCGTTGTCGCTGGTTCGATCAGGTCTCGGTTGAGTGGCGATCTCCTCTCGCGTGAGCACGCTCGAGAGGGTGCGGCTGCTGGCTTGGCCGGCGAGAATGGCCACGAGCGCCTTCTCGCCATCGAGCGGAACCAGAAAGTCGAAGACCGGCTCTCTTGCCAGATCCTGCCAGTAGTGCTTCACGTGCGGGCCGCCCGCAATGACGGTGGTTCTAGGCGACGCCGCTTTGATGGCTGCCGCCAGTCGAAGTGCCTCGTGTCGCTGGGGCGTCATGATGCTGATACCCACCGCGTCGTAATCGCGCACCCACGCGAGGTGTTCGACGTCGTAATCGTCATCGCCGACGATGACCCGTGTGTCTGGCAGATAGCGCTCCACATAACTCTTCAGGTAGAAGTTTGCCAGCGGCGGATACACTTTCGCATCGTCGAGAAATGGGCTTCGGCAACTCAAGAGGAGGAGATTGCTGGCTGGAAGCATCGGAACGCCCTGGCGACAGTGAGACACGATTCCCACGCGCCGGTTCGAAGTGCGGATTCGCGCGACGGGCCGGTTCAGCGGACGTCTCTACGTTCGCGCGGTGACAACTCTCGAAGAGGTGATGCCGCAATAGAGGTGCGTCGTGTACCGATGATCAGGCGTGGCGCATACTCAATGGCACCTGCCGTGCACGTCTTGGCACAAGTGTGTGATTGTGTCCGGCTGATTGATGTGCTGCGATCGGTGATGCCCTTGCTGACACGCCACTAGCGGTCGCACCTATCGGCGCACGAGGATCGCGCCGGTGTCGCGGCGTTTGAGAAGGCGATAGAGCTGATGTCGAGAGAGACCGAGCTCGGCAGCGGCAGCTCCCCGTCTGAAGCCGTTCCGTTCCAGAGCCGCTTGAACTTCAGCAGAGGAAGGGGGGCGGTCGAGGACCGTGGTGGAATGCCCGGGCAGCCGATGCGGCGCGCCCCCTGTCGCGCCGAAGTCCTCCGGGAGGTGCTCGCGCGCCAGCAGCACCTCGCCTCCGGCAGCGACGATCATGCGCTCGAGCGTGTTCTCCAACTCCCGGACGTTGCCTGGCCAGTGGTAGCGGACGAAGAGCTCGAAGACTCCCGGCTCGAGCGCCGGAACCGAACGGCTCTTGCGCTCAGCAAAGCGCTTGAGAATCGCTTCAACCAACTTCCACAGATCACTCGCGCCGCGCCGGCGCAGGGGCGGCACGCGCAGCTCATACACCTTGAGCCGGTAGTACAGATCCTCCCGGAACCGCCCACGCGCCTTCGCCCGCGTGAGGTCGACGTGTGTCGCCGCAATCACGCGAACGTCGAAGGGGATCTCGTGTCGGCCGCCCACTCGCTGCACCGTGCGCTGCTGGAGTGCCCGCAGGAGCTTCATCTGAAGGTCGGGTATCAAGTCGCCGACCTCGTCCAGGAACACGGTCCCACCGTTGGCCCGCTCGAACGGTCCGGGCTGGTCGTCGAGCGCACCGGTGAACGCACCTCGCACATGGCCAAAGAGCTCATCCTCGACCAAGGTCGGGGAGAGGCCGGCGCAGTTGACCACCACGAAGCGAGCTCGGTGGCGCGGCGAAGCGCGATGAATGCCGTGTGCGACGCGCTCCTTTCCCGTGCCTGACTCGCCGACAATCAGGACGGTGACGTCCGCATCGCGCGCAACACGCTGCATGTGTTGCTTCAGCGCGCAGATCTCCGCCGAGCCACCATCCACTTCCGGAAAGGGATCGTCCGGCATGTGCATCTCCGCCGAGGGGCACCCCCCGGCCATGAGTGCAGAACGCCGGATCCGCCGAAAACGCACACTACGGTTCAGCTGGCGATGTGATTTTCTTCTTCGGCACCACAGATCGCCCGGGCCACCGCCTCGTGAGACCTACGGCCCGCGGCTCAGGTACACGAACACGAGACCGAAGGAGAGACCGGCGTAGTAGTACGCGGTGTCGGAGGCGGCCTGCACCTGTCCGGCCGCGGTCTCGATGTCGTCTCGTTGCTCCAAGGTCAAGCCGGCCGCCTTCAAGGCCTTGCGCCACGCGGCGCGCGCATCGCCGAACTCGAGATGCGCACGTGCAACAGACTCGATGGCCGCGAAGAGCTCGGGCTCGCTGCGCGCACCCGGATCGAAGATGCCGCGTGAGGGCACTTGGCGCATGGCGAGCGCGATGAGCTCGGACAGCGCCTCCGCGTGGCCGCGAGGACACTCGAGCTCGGCGGCGCGAACGACCCGGTGCAGCGTCGGATGCCAGTCCGCCAGGGCGCGGGAACGTGAAAGACGATGACGCATGCGACCCCCTGACCCTCATTGGTTGACGGGTGAGGCCTGGTCGTGCGTATCGCCCGCGCGGCCGGGCCGTTCTTTTTGTACGGATGCCCGCTGTTGGGCCAGTGGGTCGCCGAGCGCCTGTCGTGTTTGCCCCCGGCGGTCTGAGCACGAAGATGCCGGACGGGCGGCGATCGCGGCGAGTAGAAGGAACAGCGGACGACGAGAGCGTAGCGCGCGCCAGGGGCGAAGACAAGGGAAAAGGTCGTGCCAACTTTTGATATCCTCGCTTCCTCGGCGCGATAACGGCCGCCTCGGCGAGGCGGCCCTACCATGATGGGCCTGGTCATGGTGCGCGCATGCGCGCGCATGCGCGCGCACCGAGTGCGGGTGCTGTCCAGCGCTTCCTGATCTCGAATTCATTGGTCGGACTCGGCACCGAGCGATGGCACGCGTGTTGCCTCCTGCCAGCGGGAGTGACTGGCATGAACGAGGATCGCGTATCCGTATCGCCGGCCGTGCGAGCGTCGATTTCCGGAGATGGCCTTGTGCTCCTGGACGTGCATGGTGGTCTCCTCTTGACGTCGAATCCGGTTGGCGCACGGATCTGGCGGCTGCTCGAACAGCAATGGACGCCTCTCGAGATCGCGCACCAACTGGTCGAGGAATGCGACGTTCCTCTCGAGCGCGTGCATCACGACGTGACAGCATTCGTCTCGGCGCTCGTGAAGCTGGGTCTGGCGACCGAGGAGGTGACGAGGTGACGCGGCGCGCCGTGCGCCAGGCCCACCGGCTCGCCATACTGACCGGCCACGCATGGCTCGGTCTCGTCGCGTTCGACGTTGCGCGGCTGGCTGGGTTCGCTCGCCTACACGAGTCGCTGCGTCGCTATCGGGCGCGCCGCCGCGAGGGTGATGGTCCTGGCATCGACGACCTGGTTTGGGCGATCGATGAAGCCTGCGTCTGGTACGTGAAGCGTGCGGCCTGCTTACAGCGCTCGGCAGTTGCGACCTGGCTGCTCCGGCGGCATGGCTTTGCCGCGGAGCTGGTCATCGGATATCGGCCGATTCCATTCGAGTCGCACGCCTGGGTGGAAGTAGATGGCCTGGTCGTCAACGACCGGCCGCAATACAAGAAGTTCTTTGCGGTGTTGGAACGTCTCTGATTCCTGGAAGCGGTGAGTCATGGCAGCGTTGGCGGGATCTCTCTTCTTCGATCGGCGCCCAACCGAGAACGAATGCTCATCGCTGGTTGCTGCGCTCCAGCCGATGACGCCCGATGGTGTCTCGGTGCATGCCGAGCCGGGCCTGGTGATGGTGCATGGCGCATTCGACGTCTGGGCGGGCGAGCGGTCGGCGCAACAACCTGCACGCTCATCGTCCGGGCTCGTCATGACCTGGGACGGCCGGCTCGACAACCGCGACGATCTGCTGCTGCGGCTCAGCGGAAGGCTCGGGAACGATGCAAGTGACGACGCGATTGCGCTGTCGACATTCGAACGGTGGGGCGTGGAAGGTTTGCGCTTGCTCATTGGCGATTGGAGCCTCGTGATATGGGACAGCAGGCAGCGGACGCTTCATTTGGCGCGCGACTACATGGGAGTCAGGCCGCTCTATTACCTCGCCGATTCCCAGGCGATCATGTGGTCCAGCAGCCTCGGCGAGCTGGCGATACGTGCCGATCGAGCGGACGCGCTGGACGAAGCCTTCGTCGCACGATTCATGGCCCTTCAGTTCTCGACCGACGTGACCCCTTACCAAGGCATTCGCGGAGTGCCGACGGCAACCTGCGTGTCGTTCTCGCCGGAAGGTGCGGAGACAAGGCAGCGCTTCTGGCACCTGCAGCCAGGCCTCACCCGCTACCGCGACAAGGGGCAGTACGAAGAGCATCTTCGGGCGCTATGGATCGAGGCCGTCGGGTCGCGCCTGCGGGCTGAAGGCACGGTATGGGCGGAGCTGAGCGGCGGCCTGGATTCGTCGTCTGTGGTCTGCATCGCGGACGCGCTCATCAAAGCCGGGCGCGTGACGGCGAGTGCCATTCAACCGCTGTCGCATGTCACGCTGAAGTCACCGGAAGGCGACGAGAGACGGTTCATCGCGGAGGTGGAAGCTCGCGTCGGCGTTCCTAGTGAAGTCATTGGCGTGGAGGACCATCAGGATCTGGTTGACTCCGAATGGGACTGGGTGTCGCCCTTTGCCGCCCGCGGCGTGGGGCTGGCAATGGTGCGGCATGTGACTCGACGAGGAGGGCGAGCAATCCTCTCTGGACGTGTGGGCGACACGGTCATGGGTTGTCTGCCAGATAACAGCCTGGCCGTGCTGGACGACTTCGAGCAGGGCAGCGTGATTACCGCGCTGGCCAAGATGCGGCGGTGGTGTCGCGCGACCCAGAAGCCGTTCGTTGAGATCGCCTGGGGTCTCGCCGTTGCGTATTGGCACGCGGGGCTCACGAAAACCACTCAGGGGCATCTGAATGAGTCGCAGCAGGCAGGTCTCGACCTCGTCACGCCGCGATTCCAGCTTCTGGTACGGGGAGATACGTCGGTTGCCAGCGCATTCTCGAGAGTGACGCCGTCCAAGTGCCGCCTTGCTTCGTCGGTGCTCGCGTATTCGTTGACGGGGCGCTTGAACATTCCCATCCTTCCGCCAGGCGTGATCCACACATACCCATTCGTCCATCGGCCGCTTGTCGAGTACATCCTGGCCATTCCCGGTGAAGAGCTGAGCGCGCCTGGCGAGACGCGGTCCCTCATGCGTCGTGCGTTCGAAGGCTTGGTCCCAGAGAGGATCCTGCGGCGCACGTCGAAGGGCCACTACGCCCCAGCAGCCACGCGCGCCGCTCGCCCGCTTGCCGCCTCGATGTTGCCGGTCGAGCGCCTCGAAGTGGTTCGGCGCGGTTGGATTGACCCTCAGAAGCTCGAGGCGATGATTCACATGCTCGTTCACGGCGGCGGCCGCACAGGGGTGGACGTACGACGGGTGTTGCGCTTGGAACAGTGGCTGACATCACGAGATCGGCGGGGGCCCGCCGCAATGCCAAAACGAAAGGAGGTGATAACCAATGCGATACGAAGCGCCTGAGCTCATCATGCTCGGTCCGGCACCACTCGTGGTGCTGGGGACCCGCGAGCCCGGAGAGGACGACAACGGCAGCTCCCAGGTCTCTCGGCCAGAGCCTGGCATCGCACTCGGTCTCGACGACTGAGTGTTCTCTCGACCTACCCTCGCCTTCGGTGTGCGCAGCCGAGGGCGAGGGCCCTTGCAACGCATGCGACAGATGCTGCACCTGCTCGCTATCGATCCCGACCGTCGTGCCGCGCTCGCGTCGTGGCACAAGGCGCGATGGGCGTTGCCAATCGCCTGCTGCTCGGAGTGGGCGCGATCCGGGCCGCTGGTGTCTCAGTGGCTGGCGGATCGTGGCCTGGCCGGCGTGCTGATCGGGCAATGGCTCGGACGCCTGTCGCTTGAGGCGGATGCCGTCGATTGGCTGGCCGTTGCACACGTGTCCGCACTGCGAGCCGTGGCCCCGGCAATGTCCTGGACACCGATTGAGTCGCTGAGGTCTCCAGACTCCCTGCTCGAATACCAGCGGTGGGCGGTTTCGCAGGCGATGTGCAGCGGGGAGCTCCCCTGCGTGCCTGGCCCGTTCGGAAAGCCAACCTGGTTCGAGGAGGTGAAGACCTGGACTTGCAGCGCCGTGGGCGCGTCTGACGCATCGCATGTGGTGTCATACCGAGCCACGCCGTACGAGGTCGTGCTGGGCGTTTCGACGCCGCGCGGTCGAGTGTACTTTAAGGGCTTCTCTTCGGATCGGGCGTCGGAAGCAAGCATTACGCGAGCTCTGTCGGAGCTCGCACCGGGCGCGTTCCCCCGTACGCTGGCACTGGAACAGAGAAGCAATGGGTCGGTGTGGTGGGTCACCGAGGAGTGCCCTGGCCCTTCGCTCGCGCGAAGCGTTACGCGAGACCGTGCGGCACGTTCTGGCGCAGCCTGTGCACACTTGCAACAGCGGCTCGCCGACTATTTGAGCCGCGAAAACGGTCTGGCGATGCCTAACGTCGATCTTGGTAGGCTTTCTGCTTGGGGAAGGGAAATCCTACGTCATTCATATCAGGAAGAAGCTATAGGTACCCATTTCACTGCGATCACGCGCGCCTGCGAGGAGGTGGGAGCGGCCAACGTCGTGCACAGCCTCGTCCCGGCCGATCTACATCCGAGCAACATTGTCGTGACCGATGACGCCGTCCGATTCATCGACCTGGACGAGGCGCACATCGGCCCGTCGCCGCTCGCGGTATCGATCTTGGTGCGGCGACTGGCACGAGCGCAGCGAAGTCGCTCCGCTCACTCTATGTTGCGCAATGCGCTCTATTCCGTGTATGAGCGCGCCTGGTCGTCCCCGTGTCAGATGGCTGGTCGCTGGCCAGCCTTCGAGGCCGTCTCGGCTCTTCTCGAGGCATATCTGGGATGGACCCGCGTCGTGAGAAAGACGGAACGTGGCGAAATCTACGGCGTGCTCGATCTTGCCAAAGAGCGAACAGCGCAGCGACTCGTGGAGACGTTCAGTGCCGAGCACTCTGAACGCTGGGATCAATCGAAGCGATAGACCATCGTTCCAACCGCCGACGGGCGGTCCCTCAGCTTGGGAATGCGCTTTCGATTCTCCCACGGGTGTCGTGCCTCATCACGCTCCATGGCACCGTCGATCAGCTCACAGAGCAGCACGCGCACATGCCCCGGCTCGGCCGACGGCGCCGAAGGGAGCTTTACGGTTTCGGTCCACTTCGCGCCTGGCTGGCGTGGGCCGCTTCGCGAGGACGCGTGGCGCTGCGCCTTCGTCGTGATGATCTCGTCCAACACAAATTTACCGGTCTTCGTTGGAAACGGCGCCGTATTGACAGCAGCGATCCAGCGTCCCGCCCGGGGCCGTCTGACCACGAGTCTCTGCTCCTTCGCGGCTGGCAGCGTGAAATTGTCAGAAAAACACTCTCCGGACGAGCAGTCGTACAAATACAGCTCCAGAGGGTCCGGTTCGGTATCCACGCCGCGGAGATGCAGGGCGAGGGTTGCAGCACCTTCCGGAACGTCGATCTCGAACTGGTTCGGTAGCCCCGCCGGAAGAAGCTCCCCATGGTGACGCTTGAGCGTACCGACCGACGTTTCGAGGACTGGCTCTGTGAGCTGGCCACCGCGGTTCTCGACGTCGATCTCGAGCACGCCATGACCGGCGGAGGCTGGCCTGAGCGATGTTCTCAGGAGCCGCGCGGTGAGGGCGTACTCTGCCTCGTCCGTCGACACGAGCTCTGGATTGTCTTCGGTCCGCGCACTGGTATTGCTCACACTGATCGTCCAGGTGCCAGCCGCAGGGTTGGGCATGGCAAGGTGATACGTGCCTTTCGGGAACGTGCGTCCGCCCAGTGGGTACGCGTGACCATAGTAGTTGGGATACAAACCGTGGCTCGGCACGATGCTTGCCCGGACGGAGCCACTGACCACTTTCAGCTCGATGCTCAGCGTGGCCACACCTTCCGGTACTGTCAGATAGTGTGTGTTCGTGCGCATCAACGGGGCCGACCCGCTCAAGCGGAGCGTGGCGTCAGGCGCGTCGAAGCGCTCGGTTGCTACTAGCGTGGCTTGCGTCCTGAAAACGATGGCATCGGTGGCCGGATCGTGCAGATTGAGAATCGCGCTGTGGGCGCCTGTGGACGCGAGGGCGATGGCCACCGGCAGAGAGGTCGTCTGGTTCAGCGGCAGCGTGAGGGAGCGTTGTGTCGAAAACGTGCCATCATTGCCGGTCCAACTCAAGCGATACGTGACCGCGCTGTCAGCGCCTGATTGACGTTGAAAGTGAATGGTGCGCCGACCTCTCATGCCGGCGCTCCAACCCTCACGCTCGAAGATGCCTACGCCTTTGTGTCCATGCGCCGCGTACGGTGCCAAGGGATGCACAATCTTTGCAGTGGCTTGAATCCGTGGTATCTCGATGGGACGCTTGAGCTCCCGCCAGGCGGCGTTCACGTCGAGAACGCCGTTACCTTGCTGATGTGACGGCCATCCAGCGAGAAACCGTGCGCCGACGCGCAACGCACGGCCGAGGGTCGGAACCGTGTAACTGACATGCTCCTGTTTGGCCGCGCTCAGGAGGAGCGCCGCCACTCCGGCGGCGTAGGGACCGCTGGCAGACGTGCAGCAACTGATCTGGTAACCTGGCGGGAACTTCGCTGTTGGTGCGTTCTTCGGGATCTGAAGGGCCACGCTGTCGTTCCACACATCCGCGGCGATGCGGTGTACGGGCGCGAGGAAATCCGGCTTGAGAGCGCCATCGAGTGACGGCCCAGACGCGCCGACCGGATGGAGCATAAGACCACCCAGAGTACCGCCCCCATAGAGAGCCGCGAACGTCTGCGGCCCGATCGAGCCGCCAACTGAGAAGACGTCACCAAGTGACGCCACGCTGTTGAGCCAGAGCTGCATGTTACCAGCACTGTTGAAAATCGGCTTTCCATGGACGGCAACCATCCGTC
The Luteitalea sp. genome window above contains:
- a CDS encoding glycosyltransferase, encoding MPPRALFFHGRLLDVEEELARDPTSLLCIDGASVFNASFLRAVIEHSNREELYLPRLSGSTDPVAHIPAWARPHAKRLRWIDGDELRDVLRRRQLVLMAPDPYLWTLACVRAQVDAHASPITGVIHAIQPIKLASWLSSRMMQLLHEADALVCTSVAGRSAVEKIVEALPTALRGAERIPFRTPIIPLGIEPRLCEEPGRASGDQEARPISLLYVGRLSDTNKADLVPMLLALGDVARQRSVRLTIAGDDRARQCAPVLRAIGAELGLSEVLTVVPNANHEKKWKLLRHADIFVSPVDNVQETFGLSLLEAMLAGLPVVASDWSGYRDIVVHGRTGFLVPTMIGRADRGDEGIDIAGSWQRNAEMAAVTYVDFDSWKHYVTQLVDDAELRSRMGREGRRRVLAEFSWRGVIGAYEALWTELEAGAKRLRCGDRLRPSLRFHDVFEHYASAMLDDASPLYCPGDDLIPSRVALARRWRDTAHAGLLEVLSHVCRRPGLSIVELERTTGKARDELRMAVMRLLKYGALRNGGPRACSTRSPYASTTARP
- a CDS encoding glycosyltransferase, encoding MPTCKVFCHCYSHQHQVGGQKDTYKHVDALNDLGYEAYIVHDRPGFRLTWFDNATRVIDWRTAARLMNCERDYVVLPEDLGARILEYRGRKIIFNKSLWRGFSSLENCQDRDPYRHPDVLAVLAMSEHNARHLRLAYPQVAVIRVVPHIDTAVFGFKPWVGRRRQIAFVPKCRQSVEALRRIVASRAAVGLNEASDVSWLPLTNMGEGALAQTLQESLVVVFFSAEEGLGRVALEAMACGCVVVGFRNGSLQEILPSAALFEWGDLAGVTQLIEDAVSRRPEAPRRFEELARLGQERARPYAPHAHRASVEAAWRAILRLETLAARP
- a CDS encoding PqqD family peptide modification chaperone, with the protein product MRAHARAPSAGAVQRFLISNSLVGLGTERWHACCLLPAGVTGMNEDRVSVSPAVRASISGDGLVLLDVHGGLLLTSNPVGARIWRLLEQQWTPLEIAHQLVEECDVPLERVHHDVTAFVSALVKLGLATEEVTR
- a CDS encoding lasso peptide biosynthesis B2 protein, with amino-acid sequence MDASRDRAPTGRGMRRSSRARASRRDSIRLGAREAGSGDRGGDEVTRRAVRQAHRLAILTGHAWLGLVAFDVARLAGFARLHESLRRYRARRREGDGPGIDDLVWAIDEACVWYVKRAACLQRSAVATWLLRRHGFAAELVIGYRPIPFESHAWVEVDGLVVNDRPQYKKFFAVLERL
- a CDS encoding radical SAM protein, with translation MLPASNLLLLSCRSPFLDDAKVYPPLANFYLKSYVERYLPDTRVIVGDDDYDVEHLAWVRDYDAVGISIMTPQRHEALRLAAAIKAASPRTTVIAGGPHVKHYWQDLAREPVFDFLVPLDGEKALVAILAGQASSRTLSSVLTREEIATQPRPDRTSDNAIQILRRYRYLLCGRPATTLMTARGCPERCTFCEEALTAVRWSSLDSIGHQLDDIRAAGWRAVYIFDDLFAISLPKIQPICQQLSKRELWYRCNAQARYFTKWGEDMAQLLANTGCVEVAFGAESGSQRILDNVQKRCTVEQNYQTVRYAKKYGIQVKAFILLGLPGENAGTLAETEAFIRDSGIDDFQCAVYMPFRGTAIRQALDHGTAIDLQLRPAGSDGEITGAYGIKGGQTAYEVRTCALSAEDLRQHRDHLVSRYRPRSHRSSWQNEDCFFDEAISPYADV
- a CDS encoding AAA domain-containing protein, with amino-acid sequence MAGGCPSAEMHMPDDPFPEVDGGSAEICALKQHMQRVARDADVTVLIVGESGTGKERVAHGIHRASPRHRARFVVVNCAGLSPTLVEDELFGHVRGAFTGALDDQPGPFERANGGTVFLDEVGDLIPDLQMKLLRALQQRTVQRVGGRHEIPFDVRVIAATHVDLTRAKARGRFREDLYYRLKVYELRVPPLRRRGASDLWKLVEAILKRFAERKSRSVPALEPGVFELFVRYHWPGNVRELENTLERMIVAAGGEVLLAREHLPEDFGATGGAPHRLPGHSTTVLDRPPSSAEVQAALERNGFRRGAAAAELGLSRHQLYRLLKRRDTGAILVRR